In Mongoliitalea daihaiensis, one DNA window encodes the following:
- a CDS encoding polysaccharide biosynthesis C-terminal domain-containing protein, with translation MKKIGITGQNGFVGWHLYQTLKLYTEEFALIDFERVFFEDNARLDEFVSQCDVIVHLAALNRHNDPEVIYAMNTGLVKKLVTSLERTKSKAHVIISSSTQEERDNLYGKSKKEGRLMLSDWASSNGGKFTGMVIPNVYGPFGHPYYNSVIATFCHQVSHNESPKIEVDGLLKLIYVGELVEEIIKSIRAEDNTHELQISHTAEAKVSEILALLQHYKEVYQEKGEFPAINSAFEHKLFNTYRCYMDIGNYFPRKFTQHTDNRGAFVEIARHGIAGQTSFSTTVPGVTRGNHFHTRKIERFAVIKGKALIQLRKIGTDEVHDFYLDGEEPAYVDMPIWYTHNIKNIGEDTLYTIFWINEPYDAGDPDTWFEVV, from the coding sequence ATGAAAAAAATAGGTATCACCGGTCAGAATGGGTTTGTGGGGTGGCATTTGTATCAGACGTTGAAGCTGTACACGGAGGAGTTTGCCTTGATTGATTTTGAACGAGTATTTTTTGAAGATAATGCGAGGTTAGACGAATTTGTATCGCAATGTGATGTGATTGTGCATTTGGCAGCCTTGAATCGCCATAATGATCCAGAGGTCATTTATGCAATGAATACCGGGTTGGTAAAGAAACTGGTTACTTCACTTGAAAGAACCAAAAGTAAAGCGCATGTAATTATTTCATCCTCTACACAAGAGGAGCGTGATAACCTCTATGGTAAATCCAAAAAAGAAGGTCGATTGATGCTTTCCGATTGGGCAAGTAGTAATGGAGGGAAGTTTACGGGTATGGTCATTCCAAATGTGTATGGACCCTTTGGACATCCGTATTACAACTCGGTGATAGCTACTTTCTGTCATCAAGTTTCGCACAATGAATCACCCAAGATTGAAGTAGATGGACTATTGAAACTGATTTATGTAGGCGAGTTGGTGGAGGAAATTATCAAGTCCATTCGTGCCGAAGACAATACCCATGAGCTTCAAATTTCCCATACCGCAGAAGCTAAGGTGTCTGAAATTTTGGCTTTGTTACAGCACTATAAAGAAGTTTATCAAGAAAAGGGAGAATTTCCTGCAATCAATAGTGCATTTGAACACAAGTTGTTCAATACCTATCGCTGTTACATGGATATTGGAAACTATTTCCCACGAAAATTTACGCAGCATACCGATAACCGTGGAGCTTTCGTAGAAATTGCCCGTCATGGGATTGCTGGACAAACTTCCTTTTCTACTACTGTTCCAGGAGTCACTCGCGGCAACCATTTCCATACTCGCAAAATCGAGCGTTTCGCCGTCATCAAAGGCAAAGCACTTATCCAGCTCCGCAAAATCGGCACCGATGAAGTGCATGATTTTTACTTAGACGGAGAAGAACCTGCCTACGTAGATATGCCCATCTGGTATACGCATAATATCAAGAATATAGGGGAAGATACGCTGTACACCATCTTCTGGATCAATGAGCCGTATGATGCGGGGGATCCGGATACTTGGTTTGAAGTTGTTTAA
- a CDS encoding sugar-transfer associated ATP-grasp domain-containing protein — MFKRLLYLGYYLKQLDRRKFYQFLNHSVTLSGTSNASITLDALSSVFRYNISLLEYFQFRFFELSKEERQHWAGTGYMYEYQLRMNPISARHILDDKTLFYKNYGEFFVHQVADLEAIRKDLQLAQALLRNPSGKIVLKVSDGKCGKGVLIRESIDFVPASLIQFMEQEGYELAEEFLIQHSSLQKLSPSAVNTVRIFTQLNSGNEVELLGCRLRISINSPVDNMAAGNIAAKIDDKTGIVTGPGVYSDITKSDEAIHPITGVNIEGFQVPFWKETLEMVEKAALKHPQNRSIGWDVVITEKGPGLIEGNHDWCKLLWQLPMKKGLKAELEKFK, encoded by the coding sequence ATGTTCAAAAGGCTACTTTATTTAGGGTATTATCTTAAGCAACTGGATAGGAGGAAGTTTTATCAATTTTTAAATCATTCGGTTACGTTATCGGGAACTTCAAATGCATCTATTACACTTGATGCTTTATCTTCTGTATTTCGATACAATATTTCGTTACTCGAATATTTTCAATTTCGATTCTTTGAATTATCAAAAGAAGAAAGACAACACTGGGCAGGTACAGGCTACATGTATGAATACCAGTTACGGATGAATCCAATATCCGCGCGTCATATCCTAGACGATAAGACTCTTTTTTATAAGAACTATGGCGAATTTTTTGTGCATCAAGTTGCTGATTTGGAAGCTATAAGAAAAGATTTGCAACTTGCACAGGCGCTTCTCCGAAATCCTTCGGGAAAAATTGTCCTTAAAGTATCGGATGGGAAATGTGGCAAAGGGGTCTTAATCAGGGAAAGCATCGATTTTGTGCCAGCAAGCTTGATTCAATTTATGGAACAAGAGGGCTATGAATTAGCCGAAGAATTTTTAATCCAACACTCGAGTCTTCAAAAATTATCCCCTTCAGCAGTGAACACCGTACGAATTTTTACTCAGTTGAATTCAGGTAATGAAGTAGAATTATTAGGTTGTCGATTAAGAATTTCCATTAACTCACCAGTCGACAATATGGCTGCTGGTAACATAGCCGCTAAAATAGATGATAAAACAGGTATTGTTACTGGACCTGGTGTATACAGTGATATCACTAAATCTGATGAAGCCATTCATCCGATTACCGGAGTCAATATAGAGGGTTTTCAAGTACCATTTTGGAAAGAAACATTGGAAATGGTAGAAAAAGCAGCCCTGAAACACCCTCAGAATCGATCCATTGGTTGGGATGTAGTTATCACTGAAAAAGGTCCAGGTTTGATTGAAGGAAATCATGATTGGTGCAAGTTGCTTTGGCAATTACCAATGAAGAAAGGTTTGAAGGCTGAATTGGAAAAATTCAAATAA
- a CDS encoding glycosyltransferase, whose protein sequence is MKLLQINSTLGVGSTGRIVEDLGAFVIANDGESIVAFGRSARKSKSKTLKIGSKLDQLNHLVQTRAFDTHGFHSERATAKLINQISEINPDLIHLHNLHGYYLNVELLFDFLKKYGKPVVWTLHDCWAFTGHCCYYERVGCDKWKTQCHTCPLSFLYPESIGLDNSKNNFIRKKASFQGLDNLTIVAVSSWLESQVKQSFLKEYPVQAIYNGIDLDVFKPKDHADSKKKLGLSEYKVILGVANEWSDGKGLRIFLEVAKYLDDNYRVVLIGLSENQIKNLPRNILGYQKTRNIEELVVFYDAADVFVSPSIAETFGMVVAEALSCGTPCVVNDSSALPELVSPKVGEIVTGLDPQKFLKSIQYIITQGKVNYSENCRKRAEKLFGLDKHLNTYFNLYTRLVQ, encoded by the coding sequence ATGAAATTACTTCAGATAAATTCTACCCTAGGTGTAGGCAGCACAGGAAGGATAGTTGAAGATCTTGGTGCTTTTGTCATAGCTAACGACGGGGAGAGTATAGTTGCCTTTGGTAGAAGTGCTAGAAAAAGCAAATCCAAAACTCTTAAAATCGGTTCAAAACTTGATCAGTTGAATCATTTGGTTCAAACAAGAGCTTTCGATACTCATGGATTTCATTCGGAAAGAGCGACTGCCAAGCTGATCAATCAAATTTCGGAAATAAATCCAGATCTAATCCATTTACATAACCTTCATGGGTATTATTTAAATGTAGAATTGCTTTTTGATTTTTTGAAGAAATATGGAAAACCCGTCGTTTGGACACTACATGATTGCTGGGCGTTTACAGGGCATTGTTGTTACTACGAAAGAGTAGGTTGCGACAAATGGAAAACCCAATGCCATACCTGTCCCCTTTCTTTTTTATATCCGGAATCTATAGGATTAGATAATTCCAAAAACAATTTTATTAGAAAAAAAGCTTCATTTCAAGGTTTGGATAACTTGACCATAGTTGCCGTATCTAGCTGGTTAGAGTCCCAGGTGAAGCAGTCTTTTTTAAAGGAATATCCAGTGCAAGCAATTTATAACGGAATTGACTTGGACGTTTTCAAACCAAAAGACCATGCAGACTCTAAAAAAAAGTTAGGTCTTTCCGAATATAAAGTAATTCTTGGGGTTGCTAATGAATGGTCAGATGGTAAAGGGCTTAGGATATTTTTAGAAGTAGCAAAGTATTTAGATGATAATTACCGGGTTGTTTTAATTGGTTTGAGTGAAAATCAAATCAAAAACCTACCAAGAAATATTCTTGGTTATCAAAAGACCAGGAATATCGAAGAATTAGTTGTTTTTTATGATGCGGCTGATGTTTTTGTAAGTCCTTCTATTGCTGAAACATTTGGGATGGTTGTTGCAGAGGCATTATCTTGCGGCACCCCTTGCGTTGTCAATGATTCTTCTGCCTTACCAGAGTTGGTTAGTCCTAAAGTGGGAGAAATAGTCACTGGCCTTGATCCACAAAAATTTTTGAAATCCATTCAATACATTATTACCCAAGGCAAGGTAAATTATTCTGAGAATTGCAGAAAAAGAGCGGAGAAACTTTTTGGTCTTGATAAACATCTGAATACATATTTTAATCTCTACACTCGTCTTGTCCAGTAA
- a CDS encoding four helix bundle protein, translated as MRENDLLERTFNFGVRCLKLLKTLPNTSEYQIIKFQLGKSSTSVGANYEEAQAGSSKADFKNKVRISLKEARESNYWLRVLKALDENPNSELDFLVNESKEIKNILASILKKLNESK; from the coding sequence ATGAGAGAAAATGATTTGTTGGAGAGGACTTTTAACTTTGGGGTTAGGTGTTTGAAGCTGCTCAAGACCTTACCGAATACTTCCGAATATCAGATCATTAAGTTTCAATTAGGTAAATCCTCAACATCTGTTGGAGCCAATTACGAAGAAGCACAAGCTGGTTCTTCCAAAGCTGATTTTAAGAATAAAGTTAGGATATCCTTGAAGGAAGCAAGAGAATCCAACTATTGGTTAAGAGTCCTAAAAGCCCTTGATGAAAACCCGAATTCAGAATTAGACTTTCTAGTAAACGAAAGCAAAGAAATAAAAAACATCCTAGCCAGTATCCTAAAAAAACTAAATGAATCCAAGTAA
- the wecB gene encoding non-hydrolyzing UDP-N-acetylglucosamine 2-epimerase translates to MNKLKVMTVVGTRPEIIRLSRVMAALDASPAIEHVTVHTGQNYDYELNEVFYEDLGVRKPDYFLNAAGATATATVGQILINIDPILEEVKPDAFLVLGDTNSCLCAIPAKKRHIPIFHMEAGNRCFDQRVPEETNRKIVDHISDVNLTYSDIAREYLLREGLPADRIIKTGSPMYEVLNHYMPKIKASDILERMGLEQGKYFVVSAHREENISSDKNFFGLLESLNQIAEKYQYPIIVSTHPRTRKRLESLTNHQSLITNHSLIQWQKPMGFSDYNALQINAFAVLSDSGTISEESSIMNFRALNIREAHERPEAMEEASVMMVGLNPERILQGLAQLELQSIGERNNCNGNAKSSDESPITNHQLPITTFRPVADYSMPNVSEKMVRIILSYTSYIKRVVWSE, encoded by the coding sequence ATGAATAAACTCAAAGTAATGACCGTCGTCGGGACTCGCCCCGAAATTATCCGCCTATCCCGTGTAATGGCTGCTTTAGATGCTAGTCCTGCGATTGAGCATGTAACAGTACATACAGGTCAGAATTATGATTACGAATTGAATGAGGTGTTTTATGAAGATTTGGGGGTAAGGAAGCCGGATTATTTTTTGAATGCTGCGGGTGCAACTGCCACTGCTACCGTAGGTCAAATATTGATCAATATTGACCCTATTCTAGAAGAGGTGAAGCCAGATGCCTTTTTGGTGTTGGGAGATACCAACTCTTGTTTATGTGCCATACCTGCGAAAAAGAGACATATTCCTATCTTTCATATGGAAGCAGGAAATAGATGTTTTGACCAGCGCGTACCAGAGGAAACCAATCGTAAGATTGTTGACCATATTTCTGATGTCAATTTAACCTATTCCGACATCGCAAGAGAGTATTTGTTGAGAGAAGGTTTACCTGCTGATAGAATTATCAAAACAGGTTCTCCCATGTACGAAGTGTTGAATCACTACATGCCTAAAATCAAAGCCAGTGATATTCTGGAGCGCATGGGTTTGGAACAAGGGAAGTACTTTGTTGTCTCTGCGCATAGAGAAGAGAATATCAGTAGTGACAAGAATTTTTTTGGGTTATTAGAATCCCTAAACCAAATAGCTGAAAAATATCAATACCCGATTATCGTTTCTACCCACCCTCGTACGAGGAAGAGGTTGGAGAGTCTAACTAATCACCAATCACTCATCACTAATCACTCTCTAATTCAGTGGCAGAAGCCTATGGGTTTTTCGGATTATAATGCCTTGCAGATAAATGCATTTGCGGTGTTGTCGGATAGTGGGACGATTTCTGAGGAGTCGTCGATTATGAATTTTAGGGCATTGAATATCCGTGAGGCACATGAAAGACCTGAGGCGATGGAAGAGGCGTCTGTGATGATGGTGGGTTTGAACCCGGAGCGTATCCTTCAGGGGCTGGCTCAATTGGAACTTCAGTCTATAGGTGAGAGAAACAATTGTAATGGAAATGCAAAAAGTAGTGATGAATCACCAATCACTAATCACCAATTACCAATTACTACATTCCGCCCTGTTGCCGACTACTCTATGCCTAATGTCAGTGAGAAAATGGTGAGGATTATTTTGAGTTATACAAGTTACATTAAAAGAGTTGTTTGGAGTGAATAA
- a CDS encoding glycosyltransferase family 4 protein, with product MKVLFLMFAFPDMNKSFNMYTTLVEEFVNHGHEVTVVAPGIGKTGIYVENGIPVLRAQTLPIKNVPNYLKGISNVLLPFQFERALNQFYKEKSFDLVISPTPPITLVDLAAKIKRKFGNKFYLILRDIFPQNAVDLGFMKKEGLTHRYFRKKERKLYKEADYIGCMSQGNIDYVMKHNPEVSEVKLHELKNYQKPYNGFGSDPQLLKKKYGIANKFVVVFGGNMGKPQQLENVLVLAESVIQFPDIVFLLLGEGVQINKIEAEAKSKGLTNIKIQRTIPKQEYQDLLSVCDIGLISLHKDFTIPNIPSKALDYFNVGIPVLASLDRATDFGKILDEEQSGMWSYAGDHQLFHENLLKLYQSPDLKSTMGQNGNTYFKRCLTPEIAYNTILNCLN from the coding sequence ATGAAAGTTTTATTTTTAATGTTCGCTTTTCCAGACATGAATAAATCGTTCAATATGTACACGACTTTGGTGGAGGAATTTGTGAACCATGGACATGAAGTGACGGTAGTTGCTCCTGGAATCGGGAAGACAGGTATTTATGTAGAAAATGGAATTCCAGTACTTAGGGCGCAGACACTTCCAATTAAGAACGTTCCGAATTATTTAAAAGGAATTTCAAACGTCTTACTTCCCTTCCAATTTGAGCGTGCCTTAAATCAATTTTACAAAGAAAAATCATTTGATTTAGTAATTTCGCCTACTCCTCCGATAACCTTGGTGGATTTGGCTGCTAAAATAAAAAGAAAATTTGGTAACAAGTTTTACCTGATTTTACGTGATATTTTTCCTCAAAATGCGGTGGATTTGGGTTTTATGAAAAAAGAGGGGCTGACTCACCGTTACTTCAGAAAAAAAGAACGAAAACTCTATAAAGAGGCAGACTACATTGGGTGTATGTCTCAAGGGAATATTGATTATGTTATGAAACATAATCCTGAAGTATCCGAAGTAAAATTACATGAATTAAAAAACTATCAGAAACCCTACAATGGCTTTGGATCCGACCCTCAACTTCTAAAAAAGAAGTATGGAATCGCAAATAAATTTGTGGTAGTATTCGGTGGTAATATGGGCAAGCCTCAGCAACTTGAAAATGTTTTAGTTTTAGCAGAGTCGGTAATTCAATTCCCGGATATTGTTTTCTTATTGTTAGGCGAAGGAGTTCAAATAAACAAAATTGAGGCAGAGGCAAAATCGAAAGGACTGACCAATATCAAAATCCAGCGAACCATACCCAAGCAAGAATATCAGGATTTACTGAGTGTTTGTGATATAGGTTTGATCAGTCTACATAAAGATTTTACCATTCCAAATATTCCCAGTAAAGCCCTTGACTATTTCAATGTGGGAATCCCAGTTTTAGCTAGTCTGGATAGGGCAACTGATTTCGGGAAAATTTTGGATGAAGAACAATCTGGTATGTGGTCTTATGCGGGAGATCATCAACTATTTCATGAAAATTTGTTGAAGTTGTATCAATCACCTGACTTAAAATCAACCATGGGGCAAAATGGAAATACATATTTTAAAAGATGCTTGACTCCTGAAATTGCTTATAATACCATATTGAACTGTTTAAATTGA
- a CDS encoding polysaccharide biosynthesis protein has protein sequence MIKNKTLLITGGTGSFGNAVLQRFLHTDHFSEIRIFSRDEKKQDDMRNSLKSPKLKFYIGDVRDFDSVEPATRGVDYIFHAAALKQVPSCEFFPMQAVKTNVEGTQHVIRAAAYNRVKKVICLSTDKAAYPINAMGISKAMMEKVAIAEARNLKDTTVCLTRYGNVMASRGSVIPLFINQITNNQPLTVTDPNMTRFLMSLEDAVELVLFAFEHGNPGDLFVNKAPAATIGDLAQAIKELAKVDNEIKIIGTRHGEKLYETLCTREEMVKAVDMGDFYRIPADNRDLNYAMYFSEGEQDIAKIEDYHSHNTERLDVEGVKRLIGGLEVVKEIKR, from the coding sequence ATGATAAAAAATAAGACACTTTTGATTACTGGGGGGACGGGGTCGTTTGGGAATGCGGTGTTGCAACGGTTTTTGCATACAGACCATTTTTCGGAGATACGGATATTTTCTAGAGATGAGAAGAAGCAGGATGATATGCGAAATTCATTGAAAAGTCCTAAGCTGAAGTTTTATATTGGGGATGTACGAGATTTTGATTCGGTGGAACCTGCAACTCGTGGAGTGGATTATATTTTCCATGCAGCAGCTTTGAAGCAAGTACCCTCCTGTGAGTTTTTCCCTATGCAAGCAGTCAAGACCAATGTGGAGGGCACACAACATGTGATTCGTGCGGCGGCTTACAATCGCGTAAAAAAAGTGATTTGTTTAAGTACTGACAAAGCTGCTTATCCCATCAATGCCATGGGGATATCCAAAGCTATGATGGAGAAAGTGGCCATAGCCGAGGCAAGAAACTTGAAAGACACCACGGTCTGCCTTACCCGCTATGGGAATGTCATGGCTTCTCGTGGTTCGGTGATTCCGTTGTTTATCAATCAGATAACTAATAATCAACCATTGACTGTCACCGATCCCAATATGACTCGATTTCTGATGAGTTTGGAAGATGCGGTCGAATTGGTCTTATTTGCTTTTGAACATGGCAATCCTGGGGATCTATTTGTCAACAAAGCTCCGGCTGCGACTATCGGGGATTTGGCGCAGGCTATCAAGGAATTGGCCAAAGTTGATAATGAAATTAAAATCATAGGTACTAGACATGGAGAGAAGCTCTATGAAACATTATGTACGCGTGAAGAAATGGTCAAAGCAGTGGATATGGGAGATTTTTATCGCATACCTGCAGACAACCGGGATTTGAATTATGCGATGTATTTCTCCGAGGGAGAACAGGATATAGCTAAAATCGAGGATTATCATTCGCATAATACGGAACGGTTGGATGTGGAAGGAGTGAAGAGGTTGATTGGAGGGTTGGAAGTGGTGAAAGAGATTAAAAGATAA
- a CDS encoding glycosyltransferase codes for MKNKSVCLIGGGLTIGGQERALVFLANSLAEKGVKVFIISLFKTSIEFDLHPSIAVYFPDIDRSKINKFIYAIRIIPFIRGLIKQNKPDAIICFGDWFNSFAILATRGLPPKMIITNRMGPNLFLGNFIETINRIFYRFADELIVQTQRAKEILSKKYKVKKITVIPNPVQLTNFDRPIQKKQIITVGRLSKEKGHHVLLKAFAQLRNKEWALHLVGDGKEREPLEHLSKELQIDDKVVFHGKMQDFAHLLLESQIFVLPSFYEGFPNALLEAMSVGLCCVASDCIAGPSEIIANKSNGLLFEPGNDVQLAELLNQLIVDKQLINKLSNNAVLSLGRFKKENVVKQFEKSLFQN; via the coding sequence GTGAAAAATAAATCTGTTTGTTTGATTGGAGGTGGTTTGACAATTGGGGGCCAGGAAAGGGCTCTGGTTTTTTTAGCTAATTCACTGGCTGAAAAGGGAGTTAAGGTTTTCATAATTTCCTTATTCAAAACTTCTATCGAGTTTGATCTACATCCTTCTATAGCTGTTTATTTTCCTGATATTGATAGAAGTAAAATCAATAAATTCATTTATGCTATCAGGATTATTCCATTTATCCGAGGTTTAATAAAGCAAAATAAACCAGATGCTATCATTTGTTTTGGAGATTGGTTTAATTCATTCGCAATTTTGGCTACTAGAGGCCTTCCACCTAAGATGATAATAACAAATAGGATGGGGCCTAATTTGTTTTTGGGCAATTTCATTGAGACCATAAACAGGATTTTCTATCGTTTTGCAGACGAATTGATTGTTCAAACTCAAAGAGCTAAAGAAATTCTTAGTAAAAAGTATAAGGTTAAGAAAATAACAGTAATTCCTAACCCAGTTCAATTAACCAATTTTGATAGGCCGATCCAAAAGAAACAAATCATTACCGTTGGTAGATTGTCTAAGGAGAAAGGCCACCACGTTCTACTAAAAGCATTCGCTCAATTACGAAATAAAGAATGGGCACTTCACTTGGTAGGAGATGGTAAAGAAAGAGAACCACTTGAACACTTAAGTAAAGAACTTCAAATTGACGATAAGGTCGTTTTTCATGGGAAAATGCAGGATTTTGCCCATTTACTTCTAGAGTCACAAATTTTTGTTTTACCATCCTTTTATGAGGGTTTTCCAAATGCATTATTGGAAGCTATGAGCGTAGGATTATGCTGCGTTGCTTCTGATTGCATAGCAGGACCTTCAGAGATCATAGCAAATAAATCAAATGGATTGCTTTTTGAGCCAGGAAATGATGTCCAATTGGCAGAATTACTCAATCAATTAATTGTAGACAAACAGCTTATAAACAAATTGTCCAATAATGCTGTGCTTTCCTTGGGACGTTTTAAAAAGGAAAATGTTGTTAAGCAGTTTGAAAAGTCTTTATTTCAGAATTAA
- a CDS encoding CapA family protein — MKILVVGDFYPNFELKNQLLNNEPSKIFCKFLDIIQKSDLAVVNLESPLTTHNKAINKTGPALKSDKVFADFLKNSGFGLATLANNHIMDYGPKGLQDTIEALANVGLAYVGAANSLSVAEQPYIYTSKEGERLAILNFAENEWSTTKGDYPGAAGFDTVSNFYSIQKAKKNADFVLLITHGGHENYNLPSKSFRDLLRFYVDAGADAIVNHHPHCISGFESYNGKPIYYSVGNFLFDKKGSELTYWNKGIAVEIDFSENKINSNTHIFYQSANGNTFELQEGEVADKELNQLDKLSRIIQSDKDLESEFQAWTAKSGKYYSINIEPHSNKVLQALQNRNLLPSLWSKRKKLFLLNMLKCESHRELLISIIENEDSNPQ, encoded by the coding sequence ATGAAAATATTAGTCGTAGGAGATTTTTACCCAAATTTTGAATTGAAAAATCAATTATTGAATAACGAACCAAGTAAGATATTCTGTAAATTTCTTGACATAATTCAAAAGTCGGATTTGGCTGTTGTTAACCTGGAGTCGCCTCTTACAACGCACAATAAAGCAATAAATAAGACTGGACCAGCTTTAAAGTCAGATAAAGTATTTGCTGATTTTTTAAAAAACTCAGGTTTTGGTCTCGCTACCTTGGCTAATAATCATATTATGGATTATGGCCCAAAAGGACTTCAAGATACTATAGAAGCTTTAGCAAATGTTGGATTAGCCTATGTTGGAGCCGCAAATTCCTTATCCGTCGCAGAACAACCGTATATTTATACTTCCAAGGAGGGGGAAAGACTAGCCATTTTAAATTTTGCTGAAAATGAATGGTCAACAACAAAAGGAGATTATCCTGGAGCCGCAGGATTTGATACAGTCTCTAATTTTTATTCTATTCAAAAAGCTAAAAAAAATGCTGATTTTGTGCTTTTAATTACGCACGGAGGACATGAGAATTATAATTTACCAAGTAAATCATTTAGAGATCTGTTAAGGTTTTATGTGGATGCTGGAGCAGATGCAATTGTAAACCATCATCCGCACTGCATAAGTGGATTTGAATCGTACAATGGAAAACCTATTTATTATTCGGTTGGGAACTTCTTGTTTGATAAAAAAGGTTCTGAGCTTACTTATTGGAACAAAGGTATAGCAGTAGAAATCGATTTTTCAGAGAATAAAATTAATTCAAATACACATATTTTTTATCAAAGTGCAAATGGTAATACTTTTGAGCTACAGGAAGGAGAGGTTGCCGATAAAGAGTTAAATCAATTGGATAAATTATCTAGGATTATTCAAAGTGATAAAGATTTAGAGAGTGAGTTTCAAGCATGGACAGCAAAAAGCGGAAAATATTATAGTATAAATATTGAACCTCATTCCAATAAAGTCCTCCAAGCTTTACAAAACAGAAACCTTCTTCCAAGTCTTTGGAGTAAACGAAAGAAATTATTTTTACTAAATATGTTGAAGTGTGAATCGCATAGAGAACTTTTAATTTCAATAATTGAAAATGAAGATAGCAATCCACAATAA
- a CDS encoding WxcM-like domain-containing protein encodes MSVIEGNLHRDERGVVRFVNDFDMSRVVRMYCIEPNLGVVRAWQGHKKETKWFFAAKGSFFVKTVEMDSLEKKEYLLKDTESKVLEIPGGHYNGFEGLEEGSVLMIFSDVGLEESKVDDFRQSLENINW; translated from the coding sequence ATGAGCGTAATCGAAGGAAATTTGCATAGGGATGAGAGGGGAGTAGTGAGGTTTGTGAATGACTTTGATATGTCCAGGGTAGTGAGGATGTATTGTATTGAGCCCAATCTTGGAGTAGTAAGGGCTTGGCAGGGACATAAGAAAGAAACCAAGTGGTTTTTTGCAGCGAAAGGGAGTTTTTTTGTGAAGACCGTGGAGATGGATTCGCTTGAGAAGAAAGAATACTTGCTGAAGGATACTGAAAGTAAAGTTTTGGAAATCCCTGGAGGACATTACAATGGATTTGAGGGGTTGGAAGAAGGATCTGTATTGATGATTTTTTCGGATGTTGGGTTAGAAGAGTCAAAGGTTGATGACTTTAGGCAGTCTTTAGAGAACATAAATTGGTGA
- a CDS encoding ATP-grasp domain-containing protein, with product MGLPLVPTYHFLDKEEAIEWVKNTDFPKVFKLTRGAGSANVKLVHKKKQAISSINKAFSSGFNVFDHYGVVKERWRKFREGKDSFFGVIKSCYRILNIPRYAKLLPKERFEVCFQDFIPDNEFDIRIIVIGGKAFAIKRLVRKNDFRASGSGNIVYEKHHFDENLIQKSFEFADSLKAQVVAFDYVFDKYQNPLIVEISYGFAIEGYDQCAGYWDKELNFHEGKFDSCEWMVDLVLNEISEK from the coding sequence TTGGGATTACCTTTAGTTCCTACTTACCATTTTTTGGACAAAGAAGAAGCCATAGAGTGGGTAAAGAATACTGATTTTCCAAAAGTTTTTAAATTGACACGAGGTGCAGGATCTGCTAATGTGAAATTGGTGCATAAAAAAAAACAAGCTATTTCTTCAATTAATAAGGCCTTTTCTTCTGGATTTAATGTATTTGATCATTATGGAGTAGTAAAGGAGAGGTGGAGGAAATTTAGGGAAGGTAAGGATTCATTTTTTGGCGTAATAAAATCATGTTATAGAATTTTAAATATTCCCAGGTATGCAAAGCTTTTGCCAAAAGAAAGATTTGAAGTCTGTTTTCAAGACTTTATTCCGGATAACGAATTTGATATTCGTATCATAGTAATTGGTGGTAAGGCATTTGCCATCAAACGGCTTGTTAGAAAGAATGATTTTAGAGCATCTGGGAGCGGTAATATCGTTTATGAAAAACACCATTTTGATGAAAATCTTATCCAAAAATCATTTGAGTTTGCAGATTCTTTAAAAGCTCAAGTAGTAGCTTTTGATTATGTGTTTGATAAGTATCAAAATCCACTGATTGTTGAGATTAGCTATGGGTTTGCCATAGAAGGCTACGATCAATGTGCCGGATATTGGGACAAAGAACTGAATTTCCATGAAGGAAAGTTTGATTCTTGTGAATGGATGGTGGATTTGGTTTTAAATGAGATAAGTGAAAAATAA